TGCTCCAAAACAGATCATTGAAAAATCTCCGGGAATCGGGCCATCCGATTCAATATCGACCATGAAATAACTCACTTAATCAAATTTTATGTTTCTGCTGTTCATGTATTCTTCATCAACCTCTTCTCTTTCCAAACGGTCAGGATATATAGAGATTTTTATGAATTTATTTTCGGAACTGTCTGCAACGAACAGTTCACTGCCATTTAATTTTACTTTTTTGCTGAAGCCTTTCGTAATGATTTCTTCTGCCTTTAGGGTATCAACATTGAACACAAAAAGCCTTTGCCCGTGTTTGTCCTGATATTGAGTAATAAGAAAATTTTCAAAAAACTGTAAATGTCCTCCCGATGAGGGCTGTCCCATTGTATTAATAGGAGGCCGCCAATTGATGATTATGTCTCTGTTTATTTTTATTCTTATCAGTTCATTTCCCGCTTCGTTGCTCTGCCACCATGCAAAAACACCCTGATTGTTGCTTGCTGTACTGTATCTGTATATTTCAATTTCAGCACCGAAAGCATCTTTCCAGAAAATCCGGTCTTCCTCAATTGTAAAATCAGGAACCGTGAGATAGAGCTCTTCTTCTATGATGCTGAAAATTTCTTCTGTGGTCATTACTTTTTTCTTTAATAAGACGAATATATTGAAAATTATTCTCGCAAATCTGAAGTTTTATACAAGTTCGAAAAAACTTCTTTTCCCGATTTTTATTTTCGTCTCAGCCAATAGCTCAATCTCTTCATCAGGATTCATTATTTTTATGGTATTGATCTGAATTCCTCCGTTTTGGATAAGCCTTCGTACCGCCGATTTGCTGAGGTCGTTTCTGAGTTGGCTGCAAAGCTCTGTCAGCGTTATTCTTTCATTCTGAAACAGATTTAAGGCAACAGGTTCATAGGCTTTTTCTTCCATGTTTTTACTTTGAAACTGGCTGCTGAAAAATTTCTCTGCAAGTTCCGCTGCGGTTTCATTATGGTATTGAGCAATAATATTTTTGGCAATGAGCTTTTTGATGTTCATTGGATTTTCACCGTTTTCCAGTTTTAATTTTAAAGCTGCCTTTTCCTCAATTAAAAAATCAGAAGCAAGATCAATAAATTCTTCAATCAGGCTATCCGGAATCGACATGGTTTTGCCGAACATTTCATTGGGTTCATCAGTAAGTCCGATGGTATTGTTAAGCGATTTACTCATTTTTTCCTTACCGTCAAGGCCCTTCAGCAGAGGCATACACATTACGGTTTGAGCCGTCATTTGATGAACTTCCTGCAACTGTCTTCCCATTGTACAGTTGAAAAGCTGATCCGTTCCGCCCATTTCAATATCGCATTCAATCTGTACGGAATCAAAGCCCTGAAGAATAGGGTAAACAAGCTCGTGCATTGCGATGGGAGTATTTTCTGTAAACCTTTTGCTGAAATCGTTTCTGTGCATCAGCTGTGCAACGGTGACTTTCGATAAAAGCCCGATAACTTCCGGGAAACTAAGCAGGTCCAGCCAATCTGAATTAAAGACAATTCTGGTTTTCTCTACATCAATAACTTTCGAAAGCTGGTTAATGTAAGTCTGTGAATTATGCTCTACTTCTTCAAAACTTAACGGTTTTCGTGCTTTATTTTTTCCTGTGGGATCACCGATCCTTGCCGTAAAGCTTCCTACTACAATAACAATCTGATGGCCCAGATCCTGAAACTGTTTCAGTTTTTTAAGAACTACAGCATGACCTATATGGAGATCCGGAGCTGTAGGATCAAACCCCAGTTTTATAATTAGTTTCCTGTTTTCCTCTTCAGCCAGTTTCAGTTTCTGTTCCAGACCGTTTTCCGGAAGAATGATGGCTGCATTTTCTTTTAATGTACTGATCATGTTTATTTGATTTTAAAATAAAAAAGCCCGGACAATATTGCCCGGGCTCTATATGATATATAAGATTATTCTCGTTAGATAACAGATATAGAAAGTCTTCCCGAACGATTCGCCGGGGAGTAATACTCACTGAAAAAAGGAAGACGTAATATGCTGTTCAAATGTTTCATTAGTAATGTAAAGGTAGAAAAAATCTGGTATTGTTCCAATATTTAAGCCACTAAAATCCGCTGTAAAGTTCCATATCAGTTAAGATTTATCAAAAAAAATTACTGTTCTCAACAGTTTATTAATCTTAATGGCTTAAAATAAAGGTTTCAAAACAATTTTACTTAGCGCTCTTGCAGCCAATACCATGCCATACATCTTCTCAGAAATCAATTAAAGGTTAAAAACAGGCTGTGAATAAGTGTTCCCAATCTGCTCTTTCCATATCTCAACCTCTGTGGGAAATGATTTGTGCTAAGTCCATAATTGTTTCTGATGAATCTATTAACCGATGTATTTTTCTTCGTACAGTTTCTGCTGTTCAGCAGTAAGTAGCGGATAGAAAAGGTTCATCTGTATCAGGGCGTAATATTCTACGGCTTTATCTTTTTCAAATTTAAAAGCGAGGCTGTTATGAATAATCCAGTTGTCTGCGATAATAAATATTTGAGTGGTAAGGCCTCTAAGGATAAAATCAGGGATATCGTCTCTGAAAATATTGTTTTTCTGAAAGCCTTTGAAGATCATCTGAAATTCGTCTTTTCTGCTCTCGTTGATAGATTCGTACTGGGATTCTATGGCCGGAATATGTTTTAGAATATCAAAGAAATTCATGAAAATAAAACGGAAAGAATAAAAAACTTCATATGTGGAAAAAGTAAAGTAGTAGAGGTCTTCCAGTGTTTTGTTTTCTGTTTTGTGTAAATTATTCAGGATAACGTCCATTTTAAGAACCAATTCAGAAAAAAGGATCTTGATAATATCTTCGGAATGCTTGAAATGATAGTGCAGATTTCCCGGACTCATATTAAGTTCAGCTGCAATGTGTCTTGTTGTGATATTGTTGTAGCCGTTTTCATTGAAAAGCTCCATTGCTTTTTCCAATATTTTGTCCTTTGTTTTCATTGTTCAAATATAAGTGAGTTTGAACCATATTTCAAAATTAGAACATTTGTTCTAATTTTAGTATATTTGCTTTTTAAAGCTATCAGGATGGAAGGAAAGAAAATGTTCAACTACGAAAACACTGAAAACAAAGACTCCATATGTATCGGCTTATCTGGCAGGAGGTATGCTTTATTATTTTTTTAAGCCTGTGTTATTGAACTTTTTCAAAAGTGATGGTATTTAATACGTTTCTATAGGTTGTATATTCAATGATAAGCCGGTTGTTCCGGACAGAATATTTAAATGATAGAATCATATCTCCCGAACTGAATTCTATTTTATCTTTTTCTGCGGTGTATCCAAAAGTAATAACCCCGTTTTTACAGCGAAATGAAAACTTATTATAACCAAAATTCACAGACTGGATTTCATCGGTTGGAATTTCTCCTATTCTTCTGTTTTCAGGCAAGCTTGTATAGATTGTATCTTCCGGGTATTTTGATGCAGAAATGGTTCCGGAACTTATGGCTTTCCAGTTTCCAATCAGTTTTTTTCGCTCTGTTTCGGTTTTTTCTGCTATAGATACAGCCGTTTTCATATCATACATCTGGAAGGATTCTTTGTAAAAGCTTCCATAATAGCCTCTGCCTTTTATAACAATTTTATTGGAATCAATAACTTTAATCTGGAATAATTCCTTATCCCGGTCATATAATTTTAATCCTTTTAAACTTAGATTTTTGTTAAGCAAGTATTGTTTTCCCCAAACAGTAGTACGTGCTGCATGGCCATTGTCAAAATATAAAAACTCCCGCCAATGATCATTTTGCTCAGTGATTAATGAATCCGAAAGCCATTCACCATTGAAGAATCCGGGATCATAATCTTTGCTGCATGAGATCAGGAGAAATCCTGAACAGATCAGGATAATTCCGGGTTTCATTTTTTGCAGAAGAATAATCAGAATCATCTAATGATCGAGTTGTATGATAGATCCCTTGTAAAACTTAGTTAAGTCATACAATTCTCCGAAATAATGCTGCAGATCAAGATTATTATCCGGACCTGGCCCTTTCATACGGAACTGATCTTCTGCAAGTTCATATAAAGAAGGATGATCTGCCTTTAAATAATGGGGAAGTGTTGAGGAGTTTCCTTTTTGCTTTAGGGCAATATCTGAGAAGAAAAGTCCGAAAACAAGGAATTGGTTGAAATTTTGAGAATCCATCATAAAATCCAGATCCTGTTTGGAATAATTTTCATAATCTGTAAGCAGTTCCTGAAATGTTTTTACATTCTGTTCCTTAGGTATTTCATAAAAAAGATCAAGACCATGGATAAAAAGCTGGGTTTTGGCTTCTTCACGGTCTGAAGGATAAATACTGCTGAACCAGGTAAAAATACCTGAAAGCTCTTCTTTGGTAAGGTTTTCTACAGAATCTTTTACTTTATTTTTAATGATTTCAAGGCTTACTCTGGCATCGGCCTGAAGAAAATTCAAGATGTTTTCCTCTTCGCGGCAAAGTTTATTGTACAAATTGATTTTTGCAATATTTGGATTGGTCTTGATGAAATAAAGTTCTTCTGCCATTGCTTCTATACCACCTGATCTTTTCCAAAATGGTAATTAAAGATACAAAATATGTTGCGACTAAAATTAAAAATGTTATGCAGCGGATTATTAATCATTTTTTGTTTACGAATGCTTCTGTCGCTAACTACGGCTGGGTTTTATCCGTAATATGTAATTTCATAAGATCTGAACCATTTCCGGTTTCCTTTCTCTGATGCATCCTCATAATAGATCAGGTTGCCATTTGAATCAAAAATATGGGTGAATTTTTGCCCATGTTCATTTTCCTGGATTTCAATTCTGTTTCCATTTTCATAAGAAATGTTGGTTACGCTTTTACTGTCACCGGTTGTTATCTTTTTGATGATCCTGTTTTCACTGTCAAATTCATAGGCATACCTGTAACTTCCACCGAAATCATGGTTCTTTTCAGTTTCGTAATAACTGTGCGCAATTAGAAGCCCCTCATCATTATATTGGCTGGCACTGGATTTTACCCTTGTGAGCTCTTTTTCATTAAAATACGGCCAATACATATATTGTTCATTGGAAATTTCACGGCCGGCATGATCATATTGTACATCCGTAAATTCATCAAAAAAATCAACAGGCGGATATCCGGAGAGTTCCTTGCCATCCATATCATACCTGAACTCGCTAAGGAATTTTTTAATATCATCAATGTGAGCAAAGGTATTATCCAGAGGGAAAACTGAACTTTCAGGCAGGTCATTGTGATCAATTTTTTTCAGATCTTTCACTGTAATCCGTGTGGCTCTTTCTGTATTATAGGTTTCGGGATGGTCTATAGAATCATTACCTGCTTCATATCTTGAAAATTTAAAACTTTGTAAAATTCTGCTCTTTTCATCCAGAATCATATACCTCAATTTGACTAATCTTTTTTCTGCATCAAATGATTTTCTTGTTATTGTATTTTCATGATAAAAATATTTAACAGTATAAATTGTATCGCCGTGATCTGAAAAAGATATTTCCTCAACAGCCTGATTATTCCCGTTAAATTGTTTTTGAAAAAGAATAACTTCATCTTTAGAAAAGCGTATCCGTTTTCCTGTTGAATTATATTCGATGGATGTTTTGCCAATTTCTTTCTTTTCTAACAGGTTGTGTTCAAGATCATAATATTCCGTTCTGTTCCTGTTTCCCGATGAATCAGAATAGTGGAGCAGAATCATTTCAGGAGTATTTTCTCCCAACCGGTGAACTTCTCTCACTTGCATGCCGTCTTTCTCATACCTTTTTTCTATACTGCTCAGAATCCCCTTTTTATATAGTTTTATTTCTGAAATTTCCCCTTCAGGTAAGTACAGGCTTTCCCTCAGAATAATTCCTGAGATGTATTCCTTTACAGATTTTACCTTTCCGTGAAACTTATCCATTGTTTTGAATTTTAGCATAATTAAAGAATGAAATATACAGAAACCTGGCTGCCCATACAATTCTGTATGCTCAGAGTTTTTAATCGAAAGAGTTTAGTAAAGCTTATCCCGGATCAGGTTTTTCAAATTTTCTGATCCATTCTTCCGGTTTTAGTATTTCAGAGTAATTGTCAGTTTCCAGTTGAGTTAAATACTGATATATTTCTTCGGTGACAAAAAGCAGGATGCTGGGAAACCTGCCGATAATGTAGCATTTTTCAGGGGATTTTATTTTAGACAGTTCCCGGTTTATTATTTCAGTAAAGCTGAACAAGAGTAATTCATCCTGCAGATATGGGTATTCTATTGTATGCGTTAACCCATTAATACTTACTATCAGGCTGTTGAGCTCACTTTTTTCATCATGCTTTATAGGATCATCAAACGCAATGGAAAGTCCTATGACTTGTAAAAAATCAATAAAATCAATTTTATTGCCGGACCCTGCACTTATACAAAATTCTTCCCATTTATCATCTCTGCCTCTTTGATCGATGTCTAAAGTACTTTTGTCAATATTGTGATCTGCTAAAAAGCTCCTTTTGTCATGTGCGAAAGTGAACTTATTGATTAATTTATTCAACCCTGTCCGGTTGGAAGAATACAGTTGTATGGCTTTTTCAAATTCGTTTTTTTCATCAGGAGTATTGTACTTAAAATAGCCGATATGGTTTAATAGGTCTATGAGCATGTTTTTCTGTTAGTACATCAAGTTACACATTTTCCGATATATAAACACTTGCTAATACTTTCTGATTTTCACGCTGGAAACCCCAAACATTTTTGTTCTTCTTCCCACCTTTTTTAATAAGCCTGTTTCAGGATTACGTCTGAATACAAATGCATCTCCACTGGCTGCGTTGGCTGCAATTAAGAATTTTCCTGTTTCATCCATATCAAAAACCCTTAACTGTTTACCAAAAGTAGGCTGATAACCGATATTTTTTAATGTTCCATCTTCCAGGACCGAGAAAATGGCAATATTATTTTCGTATCCCCGGTTGGATGCATACAGAAATTTACCATCCGGAGAGATATGGATATCAGAGCTTTCAAAATCCTCTTTGTATCTGTCGGTATGAGTGGCAATTCTCTGAATGCTTTCCAGACTGGAATTTGCATACAGGTAAGCATCAATTGTTCCTGATAGCTCATTAATGCAGTAGGCAAATTTTCCATTGGGATGAAAGGTTAAATGTCTTGGTCCGCTTCCTGAAACGGATGATATATAAGGTTGTTGTGCCGCTTGCAGAGGTTCCGTTTTATCACTGTCGAATGTATAAGACCTGATTTTATCTGCCCCGAGATCAGGTAAAAACAGCTGTTTGAAATCAGGAGAAAAAACAGCAGCATGAACGTGTGATCTATCCTGTCTTTGTTTATTGATGCTTCCTTCCGAAAACTGAAAATTCTGTACATATGGCTGTATAGTTCCGTTTTCAGATACCGGATATACCGAGACACTGCCTTCGGTATAATTGGCATTAACCAGCCATTTACCGTTTTTATGTGCCATTACATAAACCGGGTTTTCGCCACCGCTTTTCTGACTGTTTATAAAGGTCAGTTTTCCATCTTCGGGATTGAACGCAAAGCTGCTTACGCTTCCTGCATTGGGAGTTTTACTTTCTGTACAGGCAAAAACATATTGGGCATCCGGAGATAACGTGAGAAATGAAGGGTTTAAAATTCCTTTTACAGAGGTTACCTTGGATAGTTTTCCCTTGATGGTATCCAGTTGATACACATACAGCCCTTCAGTTGCTTTATCACGGTTAAATGAGCCAAAAAACACATACGTTTTCTGGGAATATAAATGAATGGAGGTTACAAGCAGGATGATGAGGGATAATGTGCTTTTCAATTTTAGGAATGGTTTTTTAAGCTGTTTTATTTGATTGGTCATTTTTACTGTTCTATTTTGTAATCTTCGGGACTTAAAGACGGCAGCCAGTGCGTCATATCTGAAAAGCGCATGATGTGGAAGCAGTCGTAGCCTCCCAGAAGTTTTTTCTCGGTGGTCAGGATTAGCCTTACCTTTTTGGGAAAACAGTCGAATTTTGCTTCATAAATGGATAATCCTTCAAAAAAATTATTAAGAATATATGGACTTTTACGGCTTCCGTCCCCATATTTCAGTACAGATTTAATGATTTTGACCA
Above is a window of Chryseobacterium shigense DNA encoding:
- the tyrS gene encoding tyrosine--tRNA ligase, with amino-acid sequence MISTLKENAAIILPENGLEQKLKLAEEENRKLIIKLGFDPTAPDLHIGHAVVLKKLKQFQDLGHQIVIVVGSFTARIGDPTGKNKARKPLSFEEVEHNSQTYINQLSKVIDVEKTRIVFNSDWLDLLSFPEVIGLLSKVTVAQLMHRNDFSKRFTENTPIAMHELVYPILQGFDSVQIECDIEMGGTDQLFNCTMGRQLQEVHQMTAQTVMCMPLLKGLDGKEKMSKSLNNTIGLTDEPNEMFGKTMSIPDSLIEEFIDLASDFLIEEKAALKLKLENGENPMNIKKLIAKNIIAQYHNETAAELAEKFFSSQFQSKNMEEKAYEPVALNLFQNERITLTELCSQLRNDLSKSAVRRLIQNGGIQINTIKIMNPDEEIELLAETKIKIGKRSFFELV
- a CDS encoding TetR/AcrR family transcriptional regulator, encoding MKTKDKILEKAMELFNENGYNNITTRHIAAELNMSPGNLHYHFKHSEDIIKILFSELVLKMDVILNNLHKTENKTLEDLYYFTFSTYEVFYSFRFIFMNFFDILKHIPAIESQYESINESRKDEFQMIFKGFQKNNIFRDDIPDFILRGLTTQIFIIADNWIIHNSLAFKFEKDKAVEYYALIQMNLFYPLLTAEQQKLYEEKYIG
- a CDS encoding lactonase family protein, producing MTNQIKQLKKPFLKLKSTLSLIILLVTSIHLYSQKTYVFFGSFNRDKATEGLYVYQLDTIKGKLSKVTSVKGILNPSFLTLSPDAQYVFACTESKTPNAGSVSSFAFNPEDGKLTFINSQKSGGENPVYVMAHKNGKWLVNANYTEGSVSVYPVSENGTIQPYVQNFQFSEGSINKQRQDRSHVHAAVFSPDFKQLFLPDLGADKIRSYTFDSDKTEPLQAAQQPYISSVSGSGPRHLTFHPNGKFAYCINELSGTIDAYLYANSSLESIQRIATHTDRYKEDFESSDIHISPDGKFLYASNRGYENNIAIFSVLEDGTLKNIGYQPTFGKQLRVFDMDETGKFLIAANAASGDAFVFRRNPETGLLKKVGRRTKMFGVSSVKIRKY